Within Veillonellales bacterium, the genomic segment AAAATGGGGGATAAATATGCAGCGCCGATGTTTAGTGATTTGCCTATTCATAAGCTTGCTCTGCTTTTCTACTGCATACGCTGCGTCAATTACGGAAAATACAGTATTACGACAGGGAATGCATGGTGATGAAGTTTATATGGTACAAAATAAGCTGCATGAACTTGGTTATTTTAAAGGAAATCCCGACGGCACCTTCGGAGTGACTACCCGTACTGCTGTGGTTAAGTTTCAGCGGGCTTCCGGCCTTGAGCCTGACGGTATCGCGGGATACCATACGCTGCAAGCGCTTCATGTGATTCAGAGCAATACGGCATTGAGTCGAAACTTCAGCGGTAAACGTTCGTCGGGAGAATTTGTCGTGAGTACCGCAAAACAATATTTAGGAGTGCCTTATGTATGGGGAGGGAACAGCCCGAAGGGATTCGATTGTTCCGGATTTGTAATGTATGTATTTAATCAGGCAGGATTTAATCTTCCCCGTATGGCGGATGCTCAGTTTAAAGTCGGCCTGCCAATCCAGCAAAAAGCTTTGCGGGGCGGCGATCTGGTTTTCTTTAGTACCTATGAACCTGGCCCGTCCCATGTCGGCATCTATACCGGCAACGGAGAGTTTATTCACGCCAGTTCCGGAGCCGGGCATGTTATCATCACATCATTGTATCAGCCTTACTTTATAAAAAGATATCTGGGGGCCCGCCGTTTGACTGGAGAAATTTAATCCGCCGCCTGATCCGCATAGCCTAAGTCAATGGAAGGTTCTACCAAAATTTCAAATGTTCTTTCCCAGGGAAGCAATGTTTTTACTTTTAGGCTGGTAATCACAATGGAATAGCTTCCTTGGCTGGAATTCAGCTGTAAAGGATGATTCGCCAGATGATTTTTTAATAATTGGTCTCCCCGGTTGCTCATCAATTTTTTTATTATAGTATCAACGTATTGATAGTGAGGGCCCAGGTTGTATGGATCAATGCGCAGCCATTTCAACCGTTTGTTAACATAAGGCTGAACGTCTTTTTCAAAGAACCAGTCATCAAGCAGGCGACCGGTTAAAAAGACTAGATTGCTGTGGTAGGTTTGCAGCAATTCCTGGATATCCTGCTCGTTACGGACTGACGCAGTGAATAAGGCTGCCTGGGTAACGGCAGTGCCAACTGAGTTGCTGGTAGTATTCCAACCGGCATAGGCGCTGAGCTTCGTTATATCCGCATTTGCCTGCATTAATTCGGGCAGCAATGTTTCCGAAGCGTAGAAATTTTCCGCCAGATCAACTAAAGCTACGTTATAGCCTTGCTGAATAAAAGATTGTACTTGCTGTACTTCGAAAGGTTTATTTTTTGAATTTTTCTGGGTGCCAATATGTACGTACAATATAAAATCCGCTTCATCCGGCTGTGATACTATTGTGCCGCCAAGTATTTGGATTTTTTCCTGTACTGTGGTACCGACAGAATGCGGCATAAAGGGCATAACGATTCGCGGGGCGTCTTCATCCGAATAGGCGACAAATATGCGGGGCGAGGAAGAAGCATGTTTCATCGCAATCTGTCCTAACAAGGTCAGAGCGACTTCATCAGTGCCCCGCGTAATCTGTACCTTATCGGCGATTGACGGTTTATTTGCCAGATAACGCTGAAGCTTTTGTTTGTTTACATTTGGCAAGCCAAAAGGCTGACCGTCATCCTGCCCAATGACGAGTCCGGATAAGATACCTGTCTCAACCAAATCCGCCAATTTTTCATTGACGGCGTTATTTTGTGCGTACATCGTTCTATAGTGATCAATCATTGCCGGCGGCAGCTGTTTTTCCAATTCGGTGAGCTTTTGTAAATCAGCAGGATTTTCAAATGTACGAAATTGATCTTTTAGAACCGAATATGTAAGCATATTTTTTTTAAACATTTCGTTTTCTTTGCTGTCGGCAAGCAGAAGGCGGGGGATAATATTAAAAGCGTATAATTTAATAGCCGGGTTATGCTGATGAATGACGTTCAACATATCGAGTGCGTTCTGACTGTCGGCGGGGGTTCCCTGAGAAAGGCGGGAGGCCAGTAAGCTTCCATGTGTCAGCATATCAATGGATATTATGGCGGCATCGGCATGTTCACTCTGCTGGTAAAGCCAATTGAGCAATTGCTGCTTGTCCGCCGGAGTTTTATAATGATCAAGCAATTCCGCCGGCGGGCTGATTACCTCTATGCCGGCGATTTCCGCCAGCTGATGGACAAATTGGGTACAGGGCGGCCGGCTGTCTAAGGGTAATAAAACAATTCGATATTGATACTGGGGAGTTTTCAGACTCACAGGTGGATAGGAAATAGTTTTGTAATGACCCAGCAGTATAGCAGCAGCCAGCATAACAAGAAAGGTAAAGATACAATATTTAGCTGAACGATTTAGCATCATGGGCACCTCGGAATAATAGTTAAACAATATACAATTCTATTTGTCTGTTTAAAATCCTGTAAAATTCCGTTTTGCTGCAAGGTTTTTTATTCCCAATGGGGAAGATACACACAGAACAGCAGTAAGCGACAATTTAAAATAACCCGTTTCGTATCACTATATTCGCTGCCTAAAATATGGTACTATATAGCATGTAAGATGTGAGGTTTTTATGAGAATTATTACCGGTAGTGCAAAAGGAACTAAATTAAAAACTCCCCGTGGACTTGATACCAGACCGACTGCGGATCGGGTAAAGGAATCGATTTTTAACATTCTCAGCGAAAAAATAATGGATGCGGTTGTATTGGATCTTTTTTCCGGTACGGGCAATTTGGCACTGGAAGCCCTTAGCCGTGGCGCCAGCCGAGCAGTTTTGGTTGATCAAAGTTTGACAAGCATTGCAGTTATTAAACAGAATGTCCTGCAAACAAAATGTAAGGCCCGAGTTGAAATTTTAAAATGTGAGGCGCTAAAAGCATTGCAGAAGATGATTCAGATCGGCTGGAAGTTTGATTTGATTTTTTGTGATCCGCCTTATAACAAAGGGCTTAATGACTTAGTATTGCAGACGCTCGACCGTTCACAACTGCTTGCTCCTCGCGGCGTAATTGTGATCGAGCATTCACAACATGAATTACTCGTTCCGGGATGGAACAAGTTGGAGATCAGACGGGTTGAAAAATACGGCGAAACCGCAGTCAGTTTTTTACAATATAATAATTAGATGCAGGAGGGTTAAATGTGCGTATTGCAGTATGTCCGGGCAGCTTTGATCCCGTAACCAATGGACACATTGACGTGATTGAACGTACCAGTAAAATGTTTGAGCAGGTGATCGTTGCAGTATTTCACAACCCCAACAAAACCCCGCTGTTTGATATGAATGAACGGGTGAAAATGCTTTCGGATGCTACCCGGCATCTTCCTAATGTTCAGATTGATTCCTTTTCCGGTTTGTTAAATGAATATGTTCGACAGCAAAATGCGAATGTCGTTGTCCGTGGCTTGAGAGCCTTAAGCGATTTTGAATATGAATTTCAGCGGGCACTGCTGCTTAAAAAAATTGACCCGGTGATTGAGACGGTTTTTATGATGACCAGTAGTGAATATTCTTTTTTAAGTTCCAGCGGTGTGAAAGAATTGGCTAAATTTGGGGGATGCATTACCGGCCTTGTTCCCCAGTGTGTCGAAGAAAAAATTATTGAACGCATGAAATAGCAATATGATTTTTATTTGAGGTGGGAGAGGGTAATATGACGATCGAAGAGGTTTTAGAAGAAATAGAAAATTTGGTGCTTGACGCCGCAAGAGTACCTTTTACCAATAAGCGGGTGTTAGAGGAAGATGACATAGCTCGTTTGCTGGATGATTTACGGGACGTGATGCCTACTGAACTGATGGAAGCAAAACGGATACTCAGTGAACGCAGTCATATTATGGAAGAGGCGAATAAAGAAGCCCAGAATATTGTTGATCAGGCTAAAATTTATGTTGCTAAATTGACGGATGAGAATGTTGTTACGAAGCAAGCCCAGGAACAAGCCAATGAAATTGTTGCTACAGCACAGCAAGCGGCACGCAATTTACAAAATGACGCTATCTGCTATGCGGATGACGTATTTAACCATTTAGAAGCAAATGTGCAAAAAGTGCTGGAAGTGGTTCAGTCCGGGCATAAGGAGCTTCGTCAAAACAATCAGGATTGAATTTGCGCTATCCTTAGCGTCTGACGTTAGTATATATTTCTTTTACAATGTGGAACGAAATGGAGAGCAGCAGGAGAAAGCCAATTAGCAGGGTGAACTGAAGGGCTGCTTGTTCAATTCGCGTTAGCCAGGATGCGAATGTGTTTGCTGCTCCCGGATACAGCATCACCGGTACGCTGCCTATCTGGGCGAATTTTTGTGCCGGCCCCAAAAGCAGCATAGTAAGGACTGCGGCAAGGGTGCCGTGCAACAGTCGGGCAATCATATACGGACTCATGCGAATTCCCGATTCGATTACAATGCTGGCAACCTGCCCGTGTACACATAGGCCGCTCCAGGCAATGATTGCACTGGCGATGGCTGCTTTTTCAATCAGCGGCGCATCCGCCTGACTGGCAGCCAGCGCACCTAAGTCGAGTTCGAAGAAACCGCTGACCATTGCTGCTGCCAAATTGCTGTTAAAGCCAATAAAATTTAAAAAAGTAGCAAATACTGTATTTAACGAATCGGTAATGCCGGCTACCGAAAGGATTCGCAGGAATACGGAAAATATGATTATAAAGCCGCCAATAAGCAATATCGTATTGACTGAGTTTTTAACCGACTCTCCTAATAACTGTCCGATAGAACGATTATCTTCTTTTCGTGCAGCATACAGGGAGTGGAAGGCGCGAAATACAATATTGCCGGTTTGTTTTTTTGAATTATCGCTATGGGTATCACGATTACAGCCATGAAAGCGGAAGATAAGTCCGACGAGAAAACTGGAGAGGTAATGAGCTAAGGCAATAACCGCACCTAATTCCGGCATACCGAACATACCAACGGCTACGGCGCCAAACATAAATAAGGGATCCGCCGTATTGGTAAAGGAAAGCAATCGTTCTGCTTCGATTGAACTGCATAGCTTGTTTTTACGAAATTTACAGGTAATTACCGCATCCATCGGATAACCGGAGGCTAATCCCATAGACAGGGCGAAGGCACCGACACCGGGAACGTTGAACAGCGGCCGCATCAGCGGTTCCAATAACACGCCAATAAAATGAACTACTCCCAGTCCCATAAGAATTTCCGATAAGATAAAAAAAGGCAGCAGGGCAGGAAAAACCACCGTCCACCATAAATTAAGTCCCATTATAGCCGAGTCAAATGCTTCTTTGGGATATTGAACCATTGCTATTGTTATCAATACGGTACTAAATGCTAGAAAATAAGTAATCATTTGTGAGCGATACTGCTTGCCTCTGCCCCAAATCCTCATAGAATACCTCCTCCTCTATCGGCGGTTAAAAAGTGTGCTGATGGCATAGTAACGTTAATTGGGGACGATCAGAGAATCATGTTACGTATGACTCATAAACAGGTTCATTTTATGCCGCAAGCATTATATATATATGAAAGGAGAAAGGTATTATAACTAAAAACATATCGGTCATATTGAACAAGGGAGTGGTGGTGTGCGTCTCCAAATAGGTTTAGCGCTTGGTTCCGGTGGATTGAGAGGGCTAGCCCATGTTGGTGTGCTTAAGGTCCTGGAAAGAGAAAAAATCAATATCGACTGTATTGCCGGCTGCAGCATTGGCAGTATGATTGGAGCGTTGTATTGCTCCGGACAGAAGCCGGAAACAATTATAAAATTGGCAAAGCATTTAAAACCACGGTATTGGCTGGATTTTGTCATTCCTAAAATGGGAGTTGTTTCCGGGGAAAAAGTATTGAACACGGTTCGATTGTTAACGCAGAAAAAGAATTTTGCCGATCTGGACATTCCTCTGGCAGTTGTTGCTACGGAAATCAACCATGGCCGGGAAATCGTATTTACCGAAGGCGATCTTGCCCAGGCGGTACGAGCCAGTATTTCTGTACCCGGTATATTTGTACCCTGCCAGATTGATGACATGCTGCTGGTTGACGGGGCAGTGCTTGATCCCACGCCGATTGATGTGGCGCGCCGTATGGGAGCGGATATCGTGATTGCCGTTGATTTGGCCCACGCCGGTACTGTGTGCAGTATAACAAATATGTTTGATGTAATGATTCAATCCATTGATATTATGGAGCGTGAATTGTTTAAACATCATCAGTATCCGTGCGATGTATTGATTCGGCCGGAGGTGGCGCATATATCGCCAAGTTCTTTTCAATCCATTGATGAGTGCGTTGCTTTGGGGGAAAAAGCAGCGGAGGCAATGCTGCCGGAAATCAAACGTTTGATTGCGCTGGAAGCGACGGAATGTAGCGGGGCGAATGACGGAAATCCCACCCGCCTGCGGCCCAACGAGCCGTAGGCAGTCCCAAAGCATAAACGTCACTGGCGAATATGTCTGCAGCCAGCATGCGCTGCAGCGGCGGCAGACTTTCACGGCAGCCGCGGAGCTGCTTACTGGTTAAGAAGGCTGCTGTTTTATTT encodes:
- a CDS encoding NlpC/P60 family protein; its protein translation is MQRRCLVICLFISLLCFSTAYAASITENTVLRQGMHGDEVYMVQNKLHELGYFKGNPDGTFGVTTRTAVVKFQRASGLEPDGIAGYHTLQALHVIQSNTALSRNFSGKRSSGEFVVSTAKQYLGVPYVWGGNSPKGFDCSGFVMYVFNQAGFNLPRMADAQFKVGLPIQQKALRGGDLVFFSTYEPGPSHVGIYTGNGEFIHASSGAGHVIITSLYQPYFIKRYLGARRLTGEI
- a CDS encoding DUF4127 family protein, translating into MLNRSAKYCIFTFLVMLAAAILLGHYKTISYPPVSLKTPQYQYRIVLLPLDSRPPCTQFVHQLAEIAGIEVISPPAELLDHYKTPADKQQLLNWLYQQSEHADAAIISIDMLTHGSLLASRLSQGTPADSQNALDMLNVIHQHNPAIKLYAFNIIPRLLLADSKENEMFKKNMLTYSVLKDQFRTFENPADLQKLTELEKQLPPAMIDHYRTMYAQNNAVNEKLADLVETGILSGLVIGQDDGQPFGLPNVNKQKLQRYLANKPSIADKVQITRGTDEVALTLLGQIAMKHASSSPRIFVAYSDEDAPRIVMPFMPHSVGTTVQEKIQILGGTIVSQPDEADFILYVHIGTQKNSKNKPFEVQQVQSFIQQGYNVALVDLAENFYASETLLPELMQANADITKLSAYAGWNTTSNSVGTAVTQAALFTASVRNEQDIQELLQTYHSNLVFLTGRLLDDWFFEKDVQPYVNKRLKWLRIDPYNLGPHYQYVDTIIKKLMSNRGDQLLKNHLANHPLQLNSSQGSYSIVITSLKVKTLLPWERTFEILVEPSIDLGYADQAAD
- the rsmD gene encoding 16S rRNA (guanine(966)-N(2))-methyltransferase RsmD, whose protein sequence is MRIITGSAKGTKLKTPRGLDTRPTADRVKESIFNILSEKIMDAVVLDLFSGTGNLALEALSRGASRAVLVDQSLTSIAVIKQNVLQTKCKARVEILKCEALKALQKMIQIGWKFDLIFCDPPYNKGLNDLVLQTLDRSQLLAPRGVIVIEHSQHELLVPGWNKLEIRRVEKYGETAVSFLQYNN
- the coaD gene encoding pantetheine-phosphate adenylyltransferase; this translates as MRIAVCPGSFDPVTNGHIDVIERTSKMFEQVIVAVFHNPNKTPLFDMNERVKMLSDATRHLPNVQIDSFSGLLNEYVRQQNANVVVRGLRALSDFEYEFQRALLLKKIDPVIETVFMMTSSEYSFLSSSGVKELAKFGGCITGLVPQCVEEKIIERMK
- a CDS encoding ATPase gives rise to the protein MTIEEVLEEIENLVLDAARVPFTNKRVLEEDDIARLLDDLRDVMPTELMEAKRILSERSHIMEEANKEAQNIVDQAKIYVAKLTDENVVTKQAQEQANEIVATAQQAARNLQNDAICYADDVFNHLEANVQKVLEVVQSGHKELRQNNQD
- the ylbJ gene encoding sporulation integral membrane protein YlbJ translates to MRIWGRGKQYRSQMITYFLAFSTVLITIAMVQYPKEAFDSAIMGLNLWWTVVFPALLPFFILSEILMGLGVVHFIGVLLEPLMRPLFNVPGVGAFALSMGLASGYPMDAVITCKFRKNKLCSSIEAERLLSFTNTADPLFMFGAVAVGMFGMPELGAVIALAHYLSSFLVGLIFRFHGCNRDTHSDNSKKQTGNIVFRAFHSLYAARKEDNRSIGQLLGESVKNSVNTILLIGGFIIIFSVFLRILSVAGITDSLNTVFATFLNFIGFNSNLAAAMVSGFFELDLGALAASQADAPLIEKAAIASAIIAWSGLCVHGQVASIVIESGIRMSPYMIARLLHGTLAAVLTMLLLGPAQKFAQIGSVPVMLYPGAANTFASWLTRIEQAALQFTLLIGFLLLLSISFHIVKEIYTNVRR
- a CDS encoding patatin-like phospholipase family protein, whose protein sequence is MRLQIGLALGSGGLRGLAHVGVLKVLEREKINIDCIAGCSIGSMIGALYCSGQKPETIIKLAKHLKPRYWLDFVIPKMGVVSGEKVLNTVRLLTQKKNFADLDIPLAVVATEINHGREIVFTEGDLAQAVRASISVPGIFVPCQIDDMLLVDGAVLDPTPIDVARRMGADIVIAVDLAHAGTVCSITNMFDVMIQSIDIMERELFKHHQYPCDVLIRPEVAHISPSSFQSIDECVALGEKAAEAMLPEIKRLIALEATECSGANDGNPTRLRPNEP